The window AAACTGGGTTCACTTGACGGTAGCGACATATCTGAAACTGCTCCTCAATCGAACCAGCGTGGGATTGAAACCGGACCCTGATACCCAACCGCTCTTCCACCCTCCTCTCCTCAATCGAACCAGCGTGGGATTGAAACCACTCAAGCCAATCAGGATCACGGGACCAACCCGCCCTCCTCAATCGAACCAGCGTGGGATTGAAACTCTATCCCACCGCCGTCTTCACTACGACTCGCGTTCCCTCCTCAATCGAACCAGCGTGGGATTGAAACCACTTTTGCGTTCTCGTTCGTCAGCACCAGCATCTCATTCCTCAATCGAACCAGCGTGGGATTGAAACTGGACGATGGGCGGGAATGAATACGGCCAGTAGGCCTCTCCTCAATCGAACCAGCGTGGGATTGAAACCAGTAGGGCTCCGCATAGATCCGAACATCCTCCCCGTTCCTCAATCGAACCAGCGTGGGATTGAAACGACGGTTGGACGTGGGGCCCTCCCATCCCCGGGCAGGTCCTCAATCGAACCAGCGTGGGATTGAAACCCGCCCGCCCGGGAGCCGCAGCCGCAGCCCATCCGTTCCTCAATCGAACCAGCGTGGGATTGAAACCCTTCACGAACAGGGCCTCCTCGATCGCGGAGAGAAGTCCTCAATCGAACCAGCGTGGGATTGAAACTCCCGGTCCCGATGGTGGAGGCGCTCGCGAAGGCAATTCCTCAATCGAACCAGCGTGGGATTGAAACCCGGGCTCCTCACCTGCGCCGAAACGATCTCCACCATCCTCAATCGAACCAGCGTGGGATTGAAACTCAGCTGTGGAAAACTTGCTACCACTGCAAATTCAAATCCTCAATCGAACCAGCGTGGGATTGAAACCGATTAGCGCCAATCGGGAGCTACGAAGGGAGCGCGTCCTCAATCGAACCAGCGTGGGATTGAAACCCTGCATGCGCCTGCCACCGAATTCTCGTCACTGGTCGCGTCCTCAATCGAACCAGCGTGGGATTGAAACGCTGGGAGAACGCCTGGCGGACCGACTCCACGATCTGTCCTCAATCGAACCAGCGTGGGATTGAAACGGCGGCTCGCGAGGTTCTCCACGGCGGATATCAGCGTCCTCAATCGAACCAGCGTGGGATTGAAACAACGTTAAAGGAAAGTCGCCAAACGTTAAAGGATTCTCCTCAATCGAACCAGCGTGGGATTGAAACTCCCGGACTTCGGCGAGCGAAGAAGCGGGAAAAACGTCCTCAATCGAACCAGCGTGGGATTGAAACGTTTTGATTGTCATTGCAGGCTTGACGGTGCTCTACATCCTCAATCGAACCAGCGTGGGATTGAAACCGCAATCATGCGATCGCGTGCCTCCGCGAGATACCGGCCTCAATCGAACCAGCGTGGGATTGAAACCGGATTCATTGAGCACCTTCAGTGCCCGCAGGATCCATCCTCAATCGAACCAGCGTGGGATTGAAACTTATCGCGGGCGATGTTGATCACCTCATCGCCCACCGCCTCAATCGAACCAGCGTGGGATTGAAACTGAAGAGGCGCGGAGGATGTGGATAACCGGCGAGCTGCCCTCAATCGAACCAGCGTGGGATTGAAACGGCGGCTCGCGAGGTTCTCCACGGCGGATATCAGCGTCCTCAATCGAACCAGCGTGGGATTGAAACAACGTTAAAGGAAAGTCGCCAAACGTTAAAGGATTCTCCTCAATCGAACCAGCGTGGGATTGAAACTCCCGGACTTCGGCGAGCGAAGAAGCGGGAAAAACGTCCTCAATCGAACCAGCGTGGGATTGAAACGGAGGAGATCTACCGCCATCTGGCGCCCTACATCGCCCTCAATCGAACCAGCGTGGGATTGAAACCGCAGCGCTTCCGCTTCCTCCGCACGAAGCGCCGCGCCTCAATCGAACCAGCGTGGGATTGAAACTGGATTACGTTCGAACATGCGGGGGGCAATCGTGATGCCTCAATCGAACCAGCGTGGGATTGAAACCCTAACACCGGGGCCCGCGGCGCGGTCATCCGCGACGCCTCAATCGAACCAGCGTGGGATTGAAACGGGCGCGGCGCGAGAGGCCTGTCCTTCGCTCCAATGTCCTCAATCGAACCAGCGTGGGATTGAAACATTCCAGACCCGTTCGACCCACACGAATCCCAGCCCCCCTCAATCGAACCAGCGTGGGATTGAAACGTGCGCTTGGGGGCTCCGGCGTGGGCGATCCGGGTGGCCTCAATCGAACCAGCGTGGGATTGAAACCGCGGTAGACCTCGACCGCGCGGGAGTATTTGTCGACCCTCAATCGAACCAGCGTGGGATTGAAACCGCGATCATGCGATCGCGGGCCTCCCCGACGTAGCGGGCCTCAATCGAACCAGCGTGGGATTGAAACGAAGGCCCGGTCGGCCAGCTGAGAGCGCTTGAAGTAAGCCTCAATCGAACCAGCGTGGGATTGAAACGGGGATGCGGGCCACAAACTCCCACTTGACGGCCTGGGCCTCAATCGAACCAGCGTGGGATTGAAACGTGAGCAGCTCCAGTTCCGGGAAGGGCGCGAACTTCGCCTCAATCGAACCAGCGTGGGATTGAAACTTGTTGAAGGAGCGAAAGTTCAGGTGCAGCGGGGAGAGCCTCAATCGAACCAGCGTGGGATTGAAACTCTATCTGCTCTTCTTTGCTCGGCGCCGGCGGGGGGCCTCAATCGAACCAGCGTGGGATTGAAACTTCTCGTCCTTCGGCGAGATGACGAGATACCGGGGGGCCTCAATCGAACCAGCGTGGGATTGAAACGATGATATCGATCAGGTGATGGGCTTCCGCATCCAGGCCTCAATCGAACCAGCGTGGGATTGAAACTGCTCATCGGCGGTGAGAGGGTCTTGGGGATTCTCGAGGCCTCAATCGAACCAGCGTGGGATTGAAACTCAGAAAGCCGATGATAAACCGGTGAAGATGATACTTGCCTCAATCGAACCAGCGTGGGATTGAAACTTCAGCTGGCCGGGGTGCGACAATCTCCCGCCCGGAGCCTCAATCGAACCAGCGTGGGATTGAAACGGATCCGGACCCTCAGCACAGTTCCGTCCTTCTTGCAGCCTCAATCGAACCAGCGTGGGATTGAAACGATCGCCGGCCGGGACGGCCACCACCGACGGCAGAAGGCCTCAATCGAACCAGCGTGGGATTGAAACAGGAACCAGCAAGTATCGCCCTCCGCGGCTACGACGCCTCAATCGAACCAGCGTGGGATTGAAACTGGAGTGTGTAGACCAGGGCGCGGCGCGAGAGGCCCGTGCCTCAATCGAACCAGCGTGGGATTGAAACAAACGAGCATATCCGGGATGCCGGTGTGCTTTGTGGCCTCAATCGAACCAGCGTGGGATTGAAACCGCATCCGGCATCGCTTATCCTCCCAGTGCTGGAGTAGCCTCAATCGAACCAGCGTGGGATTGAAACAGGGCGGCCTGGAAGGGGGACAGGTAGATGGGAATCGAGGCCTCAATCGAACCAGCGTGGGATTGAAACGTGTTTTCCAATGAAGGCGGCCAGGTCCTCCAAGGGGGAGCCTCAATCGAACCAGCGTGGGATTGAAACAGCCAATGGCAGTGAGATCCACCGACGGCGGGAACCAGCCTCAATCGAACCAGCGTGGGATTGAAACAATCGTGTCCAGGGGAGAGATACATTGCACCGCCAGAGCCTCAATCGAACCAGCGTGGGATTGAAACCAGTATGTGAACCACCGAGGGGAAGGTGTTTGGTAGCCGCCTCAATCGAACCAGCGTGGGATTGAAACTAGCTTCCGAGCGGGATCGCGCGATACCGAGGAACCAGGCCTCAATCGAACCAGCGTGGGATTGAAACGCGGGGGCGGCGGCGGCGGGATCACGGGAAGATACCCGCCTCAATCGAACCAGCATGGGATTGAAACCCCGGCCGGGACGCTGAGGATCTCGAATCCCTCCAGCGCCTCAATCGAACCAGCGTGGGATTGAAACTCGGAGGTCGGGCTGCAGCAGAACGAATACGTCTTCCGCCTCAATCGAACCAGCGTGGGATTGAAACTGGGACCTGGCCAGGGTAAAAGCCCTGATACAGACGAGCCTCAATCGAACCAGCGTGGGATTGAAACCGAGCTAGATCAAAGCGGGCAAGCGCGCGAGGAGGAATGCTCCGAGGACAGAGGGCGAGAATCGGAAGAGGCGCCGCATGCCGGAACCCCTTATCCGTCGTGCTCCCCGGCCCGGAAGCGCACCGGGAGAACGACGACCGAACCCGCCTCTAAGATACCACACGAACGATTCGGGACGGGCTCAGGGTTCGGGCTCCCCTTCCTCCTCGGGCGCCTCCGGGAGGCGAAGGGCAGGATGACGGCGGACCGCCCATATGAGCAGCGGCACCAGCAGGCCCAACAGCGGGAAACCCGCCGGCAGGCGCGGCGCCCCCGCAAAGCGATCCAGGTTCCACAGCATCACGATCAGGCTCAGCCAGACCGCGCTGAAGTTAGGCCACGGATCCACGCTCCGCATCCAGCGCAACCCCGGGATCCGACGACGGGTGAAGGGCCAGAAGAGGTTGCTCCCCATCCACCCCAGCTGGTCCTCCACGATGTGCAACGCATACCCCAGCCCCACCATCACCCCCGGCCACCCCCCTCCGATCGCCCCCACGCCCATCCCCAAGACGGCCGCCAGCACCAGCGAATGGCTCCACGCGCGATGCCAGGGGAGGAACTCCACCCGCACCGCCTTCCCTTCCGGGCAGAAGGCCAGCGAAGGCCCCGAGAAGACGTCCACCGTGATCTCCGGATCGTAGTCATACCGCACGGGAACCGGGAGGGGACGGCGGGCCCGCCCGCCCGCTCCCTCGCTCCCCGGGATCGGCCGCCCGCCGGTGTTCACCACCGGGCCCACCTCCACCTCCACCGCCCCACCCCCGATGTCGAACCGCACCCGGTAGCGCCGCCAGGCGTCCGGCCCCAGGCGCAGGGTGTGCAACATCAGGCGGACCGCCCGCCCCTCCCGCCAGGCCATCGCCACCGCCGCCACAATCCCCTCCGCGATGACCCCGGGATCCGGCGGATCCGCTTC is drawn from Thermoflexus hugenholtzii and contains these coding sequences:
- a CDS encoding metal-dependent hydrolase — encoded protein: MKGFTHFISALAAATFFPEVVQAAARGAIWPALAGIAALLPDALDFRLARWLEQPDLSVDFEADPPDPGVIAEGIVAAVAMAWREGRAVRLMLHTLRLGPDAWRRYRVRFDIGGGAVEVEVGPVVNTGGRPIPGSEGAGGRARRPLPVPVRYDYDPEITVDVFSGPSLAFCPEGKAVRVEFLPWHRAWSHSLVLAAVLGMGVGAIGGGWPGVMVGLGYALHIVEDQLGWMGSNLFWPFTRRRIPGLRWMRSVDPWPNFSAVWLSLIVMLWNLDRFAGAPRLPAGFPLLGLLVPLLIWAVRRHPALRLPEAPEEEGEPEP